In Spirochaetota bacterium, a genomic segment contains:
- the tkt gene encoding transketolase produces the protein MAITNDDLKLIATSIRTLSMDAVQKANSGHPGMPMGCADIAAVLWTKFLKHDPADPAWQNRDRFVLSAGHGSMLLYSMLHMSGYDLTLDDIRNFRQLHSKTPGHPENRVTAGVETTTGPLGQGFANGIGMAVARDLLAAEFNSDGNTLVDHYIYAIVSDGDLMEGISSEAASLAGHWGLGKLIYIYDSNDISIEGPTDLAYSEDAAKRFAAYGWHVQKIDGHDYGQIEKAIKKAQKNLDRPSLIIAKTRIAKGSPKLEGSEESHGAPLGVDEVAATKQNIGCAPGDSFCVPQRAYDIFGERKRKMKRAHNAWKKQFKTSVTGEKLARWKTFFTAPDIDALRKKLPAFDPAKAVATRSASGKILEALFRELPNLAGGSADLGPSNKSFVKGFSESGKGKTGRNIHFGIREHAMGSIQNGMAYYGGVIPYTATFLAFLDYMRPSVRLAALAKLHTIYVYTHDSLFVGEDGPTHQPVEHVASARAIPNLTVIRPADAEETKEAWLAAIGRTEGPTMLSLTRQDLPVIAREQGRGAENLHRGAYIVKEPSGKPDIVILASGSEVHISIAAAEALESQGIKARVLSFPSWELFDRQPQSYRMEVLSHGTPKAVVEAGIRMGWEKYAGPHALYITMDRFGESAPAKVLAEQYGFTKENIVKKVTEFMKNGA, from the coding sequence ATGGCCATTACCAACGACGACCTCAAGCTGATTGCGACATCCATACGCACGCTCTCCATGGACGCGGTGCAGAAGGCCAATTCCGGCCACCCGGGCATGCCCATGGGGTGCGCCGATATCGCCGCTGTCCTCTGGACCAAGTTCCTGAAGCATGACCCGGCAGACCCGGCATGGCAAAACCGTGACCGCTTCGTCCTGTCGGCCGGCCACGGGTCCATGCTCCTCTACTCCATGCTGCACATGAGCGGGTATGACCTCACCCTGGACGACATACGGAATTTCCGCCAGCTTCACAGCAAGACCCCGGGGCACCCGGAGAACAGGGTTACTGCCGGGGTGGAGACCACCACGGGCCCCCTGGGCCAGGGCTTCGCCAACGGCATCGGCATGGCCGTTGCCAGGGACCTCCTCGCGGCCGAATTCAACAGCGACGGGAACACCCTGGTCGACCATTACATCTACGCCATCGTGAGCGACGGCGACCTGATGGAGGGGATTTCCTCAGAGGCCGCGTCCCTCGCCGGCCACTGGGGCCTGGGAAAGCTGATCTACATCTACGATTCCAACGACATCTCCATCGAGGGCCCCACGGACCTGGCCTACTCCGAGGACGCCGCGAAGCGCTTCGCGGCCTATGGCTGGCACGTGCAGAAGATCGACGGCCACGATTACGGACAGATAGAGAAGGCGATAAAAAAGGCCCAGAAGAACCTGGACCGGCCCTCACTCATAATCGCGAAGACCAGGATCGCAAAGGGAAGCCCCAAGCTCGAAGGATCCGAGGAATCCCACGGCGCGCCCCTGGGTGTCGACGAGGTGGCGGCGACGAAACAGAACATCGGCTGCGCCCCGGGCGATTCCTTCTGCGTGCCCCAGCGGGCGTACGATATCTTCGGCGAGCGGAAGAGAAAGATGAAAAGGGCCCACAACGCGTGGAAGAAGCAGTTCAAGACCTCCGTCACCGGCGAAAAGCTCGCACGGTGGAAAACCTTCTTTACCGCTCCCGATATAGATGCTCTCAGGAAAAAACTGCCCGCCTTTGATCCCGCCAAGGCGGTGGCAACACGCAGCGCCAGCGGCAAGATCCTGGAGGCCCTGTTCAGGGAGCTGCCGAACCTGGCCGGAGGCTCCGCCGACCTCGGACCCAGCAACAAGTCCTTCGTGAAGGGCTTCAGCGAATCGGGCAAAGGTAAAACCGGGCGCAACATCCACTTCGGGATCCGCGAGCACGCCATGGGATCGATCCAGAACGGCATGGCTTACTACGGCGGCGTCATCCCCTACACCGCCACGTTCCTGGCCTTTCTCGACTACATGCGGCCGTCGGTGCGGCTTGCGGCCCTGGCCAAACTTCACACGATATATGTTTACACCCATGACTCGCTCTTCGTCGGCGAGGACGGACCCACGCACCAGCCGGTGGAGCATGTGGCCTCGGCCCGGGCGATTCCGAACCTGACCGTGATACGGCCCGCCGATGCAGAGGAGACAAAGGAGGCCTGGCTTGCCGCCATAGGGCGAACGGAGGGGCCCACCATGCTCTCCCTCACGCGCCAGGACCTGCCGGTGATCGCGCGGGAGCAGGGCCGCGGCGCGGAAAACCTTCACCGCGGCGCCTACATCGTAAAGGAGCCGTCAGGCAAGCCGGACATCGTCATCCTCGCCTCCGGATCGGAAGTGCACATCTCCATCGCGGCCGCGGAGGCCCTGGAATCACAGGGCATAAAGGCGCGGGTCCTATCCTTCCCCAGCTGGGAGCTTTTCGACCGCCAGCCACAATCGTACCGGATGGAGGTCCTCTCCCACGGAACGCCTAAGGCGGTCGTTGAAGCCGGCATCCGCATGGGATGGGAGAAATACGCCGGGCCCCATGCCCTCTATATCACCATGGACCGCTTCGGCGAGTCAGCCCCTGCCAAGGTGCTGGCGGAACAGTACGGCTTCACAAAGGAAAATATAGTAAAGAAGGTCACGGAATTCATGAAGAATGGAGCATAA
- a CDS encoding heavy-metal-associated domain-containing protein — protein sequence MKQVLLTPDMSCKHCKMTIENAVKGLRGVSNVNADPDTKKVEIDFDETLVTIDAIKRAIEEAGYEVK from the coding sequence ATGAAACAAGTATTGTTAACACCGGACATGAGCTGCAAGCACTGCAAGATGACCATCGAAAACGCGGTCAAAGGGCTGCGGGGCGTCAGCAATGTCAACGCCGATCCGGATACGAAAAAAGTTGAAATTGATTTCGATGAAACCTTGGTCACCATTGACGCCATCAAGCGCGCCATTGAAGAGGCCGGTTACGAAGTGAAATAG
- a CDS encoding heavy-metal-associated domain-containing protein — protein sequence MLVTKELTSSNMSGGHSKATIENAINSLGGIEKVVANPFTKRVTVEFDESSLTVEDIQHTIENAGFEAEIEADSMQ from the coding sequence ATGCTCGTAACAAAAGAATTAACATCTTCCAACATGAGCGGCGGCCACAGCAAGGCGACCATCGAAAACGCCATAAACTCTCTCGGGGGCATTGAGAAGGTAGTGGCGAACCCGTTCACGAAAAGGGTGACGGTGGAATTCGACGAGTCGTCGCTGACCGTGGAGGACATTCAGCATACCATTGAAAATGCCGGTTTCGAAGCGGAGATCGAGGCTGATTCGATGCAGTAG